A part of Cannabis sativa cultivar Pink pepper isolate KNU-18-1 chromosome 6, ASM2916894v1, whole genome shotgun sequence genomic DNA contains:
- the LOC115724465 gene encoding protein GLUTAMINE DUMPER 3, with amino-acid sequence MAYREPYNATAMSPPSTSPRSPWHSPVPYLFGGLAAMLGLIAFALLILACSYWKLSGYLDGDDSNNNDDNRDLEAGDGADEKSRPVTAPPVFEEKILVIMAGQVKPTFLATPVSSRSSSFGDSSSNNGSCVCGQKGDDRKSVEMTAAPVPEKNVPVTESGSSSSSDSVLEHQTH; translated from the coding sequence ATGGCCTACAGAGAACCCTACAACGCCACAGCCATGTCACCACCTTCAACATCCCCACGTTCGCCATGGCATTCCCCAGTTCCCTACCTCTTCGGAGGCTTAGCAGCCATGTTGGGTCTCATAGCTTTCGCTCTCCTCATTCTCGCTTGCTCATACTGGAAACTCTCCGGTTACCTCGACGGCGACGATTCCAACAACAACGATGACAACAGAGATCTCGAGGCCGGCGACGGAGCCGATGAGAAATCTCGACCGGTGACGGCGCCACCTGTGTTTGAAGAAAAGATATTGGTTATCATGGCTGGTCAAGTTAAACCAACTTTCTTAGCTACCCCTGTTTCGAGTCGTTCTTCTTCGTTCGGAGATTCCAGTAGTAATAACGGTAGCTGTGTTTGTGGTCAGAAGGGTGATGATCGGAAATCGGTGGAAATGACGGCGGCGCCGGTGCCGGAGAAGAATGTTCCGGTAACTGAAAgtggtagtagtagtagtagtgacTCTGTTCTTGAACATCAGACCCATTAA